TCCTCAACACTGCATTCATGTCATCGTTGTCCGAATCACTGTATGCGCGACTCAGTCCGCTACTCGATCAGGCGTTGGATCTTCCCCCCGAAGAGCGGACACAGTGGCTCAATGACTTGCAGCGCGAGAGCGTGAGCGTGGTGCAGGCCCTCGGCGACATTCTGCTGTCTGGCGAGACGTGGAAAGGGGACGGTTCAGAGCCGTCGGGGTTGCTGCCTCCGCTGGCGTCGCTGCTTGAGCGTGAACCGTCGCTGGCCGGCATCCGCATTGGTGCGTGGACGCTCGAACGACCGATCGGACACGGGGGCATGGGCAGTGTGTGGCTCGCCACACGGGCCGACGGCCGCTTTGAGGGATCGGCAGCCGTCAAGCTCCTGAACCTCTCGCTGATCGGACGCGCGGGACTCGAACGATTCCGTCGCGAAGGAACGGCCCTCGCTCGGCTTTCGCACGTCAATATTGCGCGTCTGCTTGATGCGGGCTTAAGCGAACTGCGCCAGCCATTCCTCGTGCTCGAGTACATCGACGGCGAACCACTCGATGCGTACGCCGCGCGCGCAACGGTCAGTACCGAGCAGCGCGTAGCCCTCATGCTGCAGGTACTCGCGGCGGTTGGCCACGCGCATGCCCATCTGATTGTCCATCGCGACCTCAAGCCGTCGAACGTGCTGGTCACGCATGATGGCACCGTGAAGTTGCTCGACTTCGGGATCGCGCGCCTGATCGCCAACGAGGAGGACATCGGTGACGTGACGGATCATGGGCATCAGGCGTTGACACCGGCGTTCGCCTCACCCGAGCAGTTCCGTGGCGCGCCCATTGGACCGGCCTCCGACATTTACAGCGCTGGTGTCATGCTGTATCTGCTGCTGACCAATCGTCATCCGACGGCCGCCGGTGCGCGCACCAGCGCGGAGTTCGCGCAGGGGGCGTTGCAACAGGAACCCGCACTGACGGGCCTGGGCGACCTTGACGCCATTCTGCGAAAAGCGCTGCGGAAGCTGCCCGGAGAGCGCTACGAGACGGCCGCGGCGATGGCAGATGATTTGCGGCGCTGGCTGAATCATGAACCCGTGGCGGCGCGTCCCGATTCGTGGTCATACCGCGCCGCAAAGTTCGTGCGACGCTACCGAGCGGGTGTCGCGATTGCTGTGGCGGTTGGCGCCGCATTGACGACGGCGACCGTCGTGTCGGTTCGCCAACGGTTGGAGGCCGAGCGGCAACGGAGCGTTGCGGAGCGCAACTTCCGCACGCAGGAAGGTTTTCTTGCCGCGGCGCAGGTACTCGCCAGCGACACGCCCGGACCGGACGGCAAGCCGCTCGATGCGCGCGGACGACTGCTGAATGCAGTCGAGGTGATCGAGCAGCAATTCAAATCCGAACCCCGCACGGTGGCGCTCGTCATGGCCAACCTGGGCGGACAACTGTTCGAGAATGGCGATGAGAAGGGCTCCCTCGCGCTGGAGGCCAAGTCTCGCGACATCGCCCGCAAGGCCAACGAATTCGATATCGCAGCGTCCATCTCGTGTACGCGCGCCAAGACATTTCTGCGGTCGCGTGCGATCGACTCAGCGCGAGCAGCGATTGCGGAAGGCCGAGCAGCGTTGGCCCAGATCGGGTCAAAGGCCGAGGCGTATTTGTGCCTTCAGGCTGAAGGCGATCTCGCGGCGGTGGACGCTGATCCCGAACGTGCCATTGCGCTCTTGAAACGGGCCCTGACCGCGTTTGACGACGCAGAGCGCGTCGAGGGCGCGTCGAATCGGTCCTTGAATCGACTGGCGATTCTCAACAGCCTTAGCCTGGTGATCCAGTCGGCTGGTCGGCCCCGAGAGGCATTGGCGGTGCAGCGCACCATCGTCGCCGACGTCGAATCGATGGGGTATCGGGGCACGCCAATTCTACCAAACGTCGCCGCGCCCATGTCCCGCATGTTCTTCGACCTGGGAGAGATGCAGGAGGCCGTATCCAGCTACCGCGCGATCGTGCAGCGCTCGGAACGACAGAACACCGCTGGCATAGTAGACCCGTACCTTTCCCATGTGTACGGACAAATTCTGCTGCGGGCGGGCGTGTCCGACTCGGCGAGCCGATGGATCGCGGCCGCCGCAGCGGGTTCGCTCGGGGATAACCCGACAATCACCAACGAGGTGAACGCCGCGTGGGCCACTCTTGAAACCGGCCGTATCAAGGAGGCCACCATCCTCGCCTCACGCGCAAAAGTGTTGTATCCGTGGCATTGGCTCACCCGCGAATGGGTGCGCCTGCGCATTGCGCGTCACACCGGCGATTCGCTGCCGCCCGTGAAACGGCTCGCCGTCGCCATCGACTCACTGTGGCCTGATGCGTCCATTCCAAGGGCGTACTTCATTTTCCCGCTGCTCACACTCGGCGAGTGGCGCTTGACCGATGGTGACGTGCAAGGCGCCGACGCGGCAGCATCGCGCGTGCGAACTCTGGCCATGGTTGACTCGCTGGCAGTAACACGCAGTGCTATTGTCGGGCACGCGGATTTCCTGCATGCGCGCGTGCAGCACGTCAGCGGCGATCATGCCGGCGCGACCCGCACGGCGCAGCGGGCGATCATCGCGCTGTCCACGGGTTATGGCGCAACACACCCGGTGACGGTGGCGGCGCGAGCCTTTTTGCAACGCTAGCCGCCACCGTTCGCGCCAACTGTGGGCCCCGGGTGTGCGACCTTCACCGTCGCGATCGGGAGACGGACCGCCGGCAATCCTTGCGGCCCTGTCCGCTTTGAAGTCGCTTTGTGTGTTCCTCCCGAACAATTCAAAGTCCTGAATGGGCAGAGCCTTGACGAGCGACATCCGTGCCTGCCCCACCTGTCGCACTCCGTTGCCACCACAGGCCAATTTCTGCCTGAATTGCGGCGCGGCCACGCCCACCGAACCCGGCGTACCGGAGCGCACCGCGCCCACCGGAACAGTCGAAATCTCCCGCCTCACGCGGGCACTGGCCACGAGCTACAAGATCGAGCGCGTGCTGGGCGAGGGCGGGATGTCGACGGTGTACTTGGCGGAAGATGCGAAGCACCGACGTCGCGTGGCCGTGAAGGTGATGCGGCAGGAGCTGGCCGAGACACTCGGTACCGAGCGCGCAGCTGCACGCGCTCTACGGCGTGGTCTTGGCGTTGGCCGGCCGCAGCGTCGAGGGCGTCCGTGAGGCCGAACAGGCCGTCGCACTGACGGCATCACAGCCGAGTGAAGAGAACAGCCTGTACGCACGCACCCAGCTGGCGCGCATCTATGTCATCACCGGCATGAAAGAGAGGGCGATCGATGAGCTGGAGACACTGTCGCGCGCACAGTATTCCATGTCGCTAGGTAGGCTCCGTCTCGATCCGACCTTTGCATCGCTGAAGGGGAATCCGCGGTTCGAGAAGTTGCTGGTGCAACCGGCGAGTGCAGTGAAGCCGTGAACGGTATCCTGTTCCAAGGCGTCACGATGGGCGAGAGCATCGACACCCCAGGCCCCCTGTGCTACGGGTTTCCTGCCCGTCGTTCCACCACGGGCGTGGTGACACGCGGCACCGATCGCCCCCACGTTTTCTGCGTGGCGCTGTACGCCGCAGGGATATCGGTCCCGACCAGTCGATTGAGTTCGGTGGTCGCCTTTCGCGCATCGTCAACCGCGTAGTCCAGCGCCTTGCGCTGGTCCATACTCGGCAGGCCGCTCCATCCTTCAATCGGCGCGCGCGTGGCGTTCAAGGTGGTGAATGCACGATCCACGTCGGCGCCCACGCGTATGATGCGTGTCCGCAGAGAATCTGCCGTCGCACCCGCGCCAATATCGGTAATGATCGAATCGCGCTGCCCGACAAGCGCGCGCGCCGTTGTCCGCGCGAACCCGAGTGTCTTGGTCCAGTCATATATTCGCATGAGCAATATTTGACGCGCCGCGCGATCAACGGTGCTGAACTTTGGCAGCGGATCGGCCTCCACGATCAGTCGCCCCGACAAGGGCGCATTCGCACCAGGCACCGTGACGCGAATCGTGTACGTGCCAGGCATGACCAGTGGACCAATGGGTGCGCCGCCGCGACCACCTCCCTCGCCGGCCGCTGGGAAGCCCACTGGCACCGACGCCGGTGCGCCGCCGCGTCCGCCGGCGCCTGCTCCGCGACCGCCCGCACCGGGCGCATTCGCATTGGCCGCGTTGGCCGAGTCGACTGGCGGTGCATACCGGAGGTCCCACACGACACGATTCACCCCGGATGCGGTCGGCCCTTTGAGCGTGCGAATGGTTTTGCCTGCGGCATCCATCACCACGATGTCAGCGCTCCGGCCCGCGCCCACGTCGTCGCGCACATGATAAGAGATCGCCGCGTTCCATTCCGGATTCGGCGCAAAGAATTCGCCATGGCCATACCACGCCTGCGGCGAGAACGTGCTCATGAGTCGCGCGTTGGGAATGGGCAGCAGCGTCGCGCTGTTGCGCATGGCGCTGGCCGTGAGCCCTTCGAGGGCGCCCACATGATCGAGCACCCAGATGCCTCGGCCGTGCGTCCCGACCACCAGCGCGTTGTCACGCTCCTGAAACACGGCATCATCGACGGACACGGTCGGCATGTTGGTCGCCAGTGAATGCCAGGTCGCGCCGGCGTCGTTGGAGAAGTGCACCCCGCGCTCGTGGGCAAGCACCAACACCTGCGGATTTTTTGGATGCTCGCGAAGGCGATTGACCGATGTCTCGGGCAGTCCCGCCGACAGTGATCGCCACGTGGCGCCGAAGTCATCGCTGACAAACACATACACGGTGTAGTCGTCGGTGTAATGCCCGTCGAAGGTCACGTACACGCGACCGACCTTGAGCCGCGATGGCAGCACGGTGCTTACGTACGTCTGCGGTGGGACGCCAATCTGGTTCGTCAGGTTCGTCCAGTGCTTGCCGCCATCCTTCGTGAGCTGCACCTGACCATCGTCGGTGCCGGTGTAAATGACCATGGGGTCGAGCGGCGACTCCCCAACCGATGTGAGCGATCCATAGTTGGACTGGCCGTCATGACGCGACAGCGCGTCGGCGCCCACCACACCGCCCATCATGGTAAGTGTGTCGCGATTGACGTTGAGCGACAGGTCGCCGCTGATCCTGCTCCAACTCGACCCGCGATCGGTGCTTTTGAACAGCATCTGCGCGCCCATATACCAGACGTTTGGATTGTGGCGCGACACGACGATGGGCGTATCCCAGTTCCAGCGCAGGGCGGTGGCGGTCGCGCCCGCGATCCCCGGTGCGCGCGACGCCGGCCGATCGGCAATGCTCGGCCGAGCGTTCCGCCGTTCCATGGTTTCGATGTTCACCCACGCGGCGTTGCCGTTCTGTGACGACTGCAGCACCATCGCCCTGTTCAGCGGATCGAAGTGGGCGTGGAAGCCGTCGCCACCACCAATGTTCCACGCATCGCGATCGGCAATTCCGTTACGGTTGCGGACCGCGCTGGGCGTGCACCACACCCCGTTGTCCTGCAAGCCACCGCAAATGCGGAAAGGCACGCTGTTGTCCACGTCCACTTCATAAAACTGTCCGATCGGCATGTTGCGACGAAAATCCCAGGTCTTGCCGCGATCCCAGGAGATGGAAATGCCGCCGTCGCCGCCAATGATCATGTGGTTTGGCGCGTCGGGATCAATCCACAGCGCGTGATCTTCGCCGTGCACGCTGCTGAACAGCTCTGTGAACGATTTGGCGCTGTCATTCGAGATGTAGAACCCGCGATTCGAGCCCAGCGTATACACCTGCCCCGCGTTGCGCGGATCGAGGCGAATTTGCGAGTAGTAGTTGGGCCGACTATTGAGCGATGAGGTCTTCGTCCACGTGGCGCCGGCGTCGAGCGTGCGGTAAATGCCGGAGTTGGGCGCGCGCGCTTCGATGGTCGCGTACACCACCTTCGGATCGCTGGCAAAGAGTG
This genomic interval from Gemmatimonadaceae bacterium contains the following:
- a CDS encoding serine/threonine protein kinase, with translation MSSLSESLYARLSPLLDQALDLPPEERTQWLNDLQRESVSVVQALGDILLSGETWKGDGSEPSGLLPPLASLLEREPSLAGIRIGAWTLERPIGHGGMGSVWLATRADGRFEGSAAVKLLNLSLIGRAGLERFRREGTALARLSHVNIARLLDAGLSELRQPFLVLEYIDGEPLDAYAARATVSTEQRVALMLQVLAAVGHAHAHLIVHRDLKPSNVLVTHDGTVKLLDFGIARLIANEEDIGDVTDHGHQALTPAFASPEQFRGAPIGPASDIYSAGVMLYLLLTNRHPTAAGARTSAEFAQGALQQEPALTGLGDLDAILRKALRKLPGERYETAAAMADDLRRWLNHEPVAARPDSWSYRAAKFVRRYRAGVAIAVAVGAALTTATVVSVRQRLEAERQRSVAERNFRTQEGFLAAAQVLASDTPGPDGKPLDARGRLLNAVEVIEQQFKSEPRTVALVMANLGGQLFENGDEKGSLALEAKSRDIARKANEFDIAASISCTRAKTFLRSRAIDSARAAIAEGRAALAQIGSKAEAYLCLQAEGDLAAVDADPERAIALLKRALTAFDDAERVEGASNRSLNRLAILNSLSLVIQSAGRPREALAVQRTIVADVESMGYRGTPILPNVAAPMSRMFFDLGEMQEAVSSYRAIVQRSERQNTAGIVDPYLSHVYGQILLRAGVSDSASRWIAAAAAGSLGDNPTITNEVNAAWATLETGRIKEATILASRAKVLYPWHWLTREWVRLRIARHTGDSLPPVKRLAVAIDSLWPDASIPRAYFIFPLLTLGEWRLTDGDVQGADAAASRVRTLAMVDSLAVTRSAIVGHADFLHARVQHVSGDHAGATRTAQRAIIALSTGYGATHPVTVAARAFLQR